Part of the Brassica rapa cultivar Chiifu-401-42 unplaced genomic scaffold, CAAS_Brap_v3.01 Scaffold0021, whole genome shotgun sequence genome is shown below.
CAACAATGACACGAAATCAAAACTAACCAATCTCTTCAAAATATCGATTGACAAACCCGTATGGTAAAGCAAATTGATAAGATTACATACACATGTAACATAGATTAACTGTAGGTTCTTATGGTAATCACAAATTGATAAGAACAGAACACAAACACATATAACAAACTGGTGTGTTATTAAATCGATTGACAAGAACACAAAAACATATACCGAAGCACTAATCTATTTGCTTTTCACAGAACTATTATCGATTAAAGAACATGCAAAGaagatttaaaacaaaataggaATGAGAAGTGTCGATGTTACCTTCGTTTTAcatgagagaataagagattaagccGGAGAAGAAGATACTAAGCCGGAGAAGAAGAGATTTACGCCGGAGAAGACGAGATTTGAGTCGGTATCTTCTTCTCCCCACCAATAGAGACCTGTTGACTTTGTCGCCACCAGAATTAGAGAGGCCTAGAGAATGAGACTGAAATAATTAGGGTTAGGGGTTTTGATTTggggatttaaaaaaaaaaaaaaaattaattggttctgtatattatattaatttaatgtattacagttagttttaaaattgtatttcgAAGGACTAAACTgggattttcaaaattattagcTTAATGAGACAATTGTAGGTTGGGATTATTCTATTAGGacaatgtttatatttttttgctctaaaaaaacaattttcccaaaaaattataaataactactttttttttagcACATAAATTATAGATAACtaccatttttttaatttattcgtttcaatatttttttaacaatcaaATCTTTAGAAATTTTTAACTGGTGATGGATAATTTTGCAAGGAGAAAGATAATTCCCTTAGTTAGTAGAAAGGAAAAGGTTAATtgctgaccaaaaaaaaaggaaaaggatcggtgaaataaataaaaaagttaactTGGAAAAGAAGAACAGGTGCGTTCTCGGTTCTATCTCTGACATCCCTCGTCGTACTTTGGCAACCTTCTTTCCCTTCTTCCAATCGTAAGTTTGCTTTATTACATGAACCTGAATAGCTCTTGTCTGTTCAGATCTCGAGGAATCAAattgtttgattattttttaagatCCTAATCGTCtatctattttaataaatttctgTGGTATAGGTCTGGTTGAGTTGAACAAAAGAAACGTATCTGTGCTCACAGGGTAGGGATGGGTTCTAGAGATTTGATCAGCAGTCTGCCAGACGAGGTTCTTGGGAAGATCCTGTCCTTCCTTCCGACACATATCGCCGCTTCCACATCGGTTCTGTCCAAAAGATGGAGGAATCTTCTCGCGCTTGTAGACAAGCTCGATTTGAGCGACGCAAGTGTTGGTAGTCCTCTAGGCTTCCCTGAATTCGTGGACAAGACACTTGCTCTCTTAAAAAACTCTTCACTCATCAAGACATTCCATCTCAACTGTGAGCATAGGCACGAAGACTCTCGTGTGGACGGTTGGATCCACACTGCCCTGGAGCTCCGCTTCTTGGAGGAGCTTCGCTTGGAGACCGTAGGCATGTATTCTATAGAGACCGAGTTCTTCACGAGCAACACACTGGTTGACCTCACGATATGCGATGGATTCTATCCCGACGGTCGCCTCCCACCTGCTGGTGGAGTCTTTTTCCCAGCGCTCAAAagactctctctcttctccgtGGCGTTTGCGGATTGTGCCATGTATGATGATCTCGTCCTTGGATGCCCCGTCCTCGAGGAACTGTTCCTGCATTATCCTGATGATAACAATCCCCCGGCTTGGACAGGGGACGTGTCTAGCTCTTCCATCGAGCGACTGACCATCATTCACCATTATCCCGATTACCGCGAAGCTTACGAGTTTGTTTCTTTTGCCACGCCCAGTCTTTTGTACCTTGACTACTCTGGTTACGTTGCGGATCAGTATGATGTTGATTTTGATTCCCTTGTTGAAGCAAGACTTGATATTCGACCTTGGGAGGCATTTACAGATGAGCATGATGATCGTagtgataatgatgatgatgatgacagtGATTGTGAGTATGATGCagattctttttcttcttgggATGTTACCGGCCTTGTAACAAGGATAAGCAATATCAAGACCCTTCACTTGTCTTCGGATTCTCTTGAGGTATGTTTTTGATACTTAATTGTTTAAATTTGATTAGCTACCATATTCTAATGATAAaatgtttgtgttttgtttcaTGATTCAGGTTTTTCACTTTTACTGTAAATCAATGCCAGTCTTTCACAACCTCCTTACTTTATCATTTGAGAGTGACAAAGAAAAAGGATGGCAAGTGGTGCCTCTTCTTCTCAACAGCTCTCCAAACCTAGAAACTCTAGTCATCAAGGTAAATAAAACgttatgaatttttatatgtgttattttatcaaaatttcaTTTGATCAACATCTGGCACTTTTCATATTTTGCTACATTATTTTTGTACATTAatgaatatgtttttttctttccgtTCAGGGCCTTGTGCATAAAGTTACAAACAGATGCGGGGACGCCTGCATTTGCATccctaagaagaagaagaaggaagagggAGTACCATGCTGTTTATCCACATGTCAAGTGAAGATGCTAACCGTTTCAGGGTATTTAGGAACTTGTAGAGAGCGGAAACAGATAAGTCATTTCTTGGCGAATTTGAAATGTCTTGAAACTGTCAAAGTTGGTGTTGAAGTTGATAACCAACGAGAGAACCATGTTCATAATAGATACATGGGAATCATCAATGCTCTTATCAAACTTCCCAGAGTTTCGCCAAACTGTCAGATCCAGTTTTTTTGATTTCTCTTTTCtcctttatttattttgtcaaaCTGTTTAATTTGATTGTCACAACTCACAACACATTTGTattgaactcttttttttttaatgtaatattcTCCTAATTTAATCATAGCTGTTTTTTGCATGAAATCACACGAATGTACAAACTGCTACAATATAAGGTTAGATGTTCCTGCTACAATTTGCTTATTTATCTGAATATTATTCTATAAATCAATCAATCTTGATACTGTTACAAGTCAGTAATGTACAGCTCAAGGGGAATTATGCATATTTTCCAAGATGTTTACTATGGCTTTGCTGGTTTAAGTTTCCTCTAAACACACCCAATGTTTAAGTTGTTGTATTGTATAATTCATTATGTGGATTGTATAATACTTCACTCATGTCAAATTTTACCGCCGTAACTTCTCTTTTAGTAGCCTTTGATTTATGAAATAGTGCAATGCCACTGTTGACTTGCGAATTGAGAATAAAGAAAACCGggaataaaataattgaataatttgattttgaatCAGAGAGTTGAgaataaaaaatcatttcatgccgatatatatacacaaatttGAAGCGAAAATGGCAGCAAACTTTTAGTTCTTTATTGCTAAAAAGCAAAATGCGATTCAGAACTACAATATGGAGACATCATCAATCTCTGGAGAAGCTCAAACCCAAATTCAGAATCTACACCCTCGGTGTCGTCGTTGCATCAGCGTCTCGTTTCCATGTCGCACACAACCTGTTCGACAAAAGTCCTGACCGAGTTCAAGAAAACCACACAAGCTTGCTCTTCGGCTACTCCCGCGACGGACGCACTCAAGAAGCGACCAGACTCTTCTTAACCATCCATCGTTCCGGAGCCGAGATGGACTGCTCAACCTTCTCCTCCGTGCTAAAGGTTTCCGCTACTCTATGCGACGAGCTTCTCGGCAAACAGCTGCACTGCCAATGCGTAAAGTTCGGGTTTTTAGACGATGTGAGCGTTGGCACGTCGCTTGTTGACACGTACATGAAAGGCAGTAACGTTAAAGACGGAAGAAACGTTTTTGACGAGATGAAAGAGAGGAACGTTGTTACTTGGACTACTTTGATAAGCGGGTACGCGAGGAATGGGTCTAATGAGGAGGTTCTGAAGCTGTTTATGAGAATGTATGAAGAAGGGACTGAGCCTAACTCGTTTACATTCGCAGCTGCTCTTGGAGTTTTGGCTGAAGAGGGAGTGAGTGGGAGGGGGAGGCAGGTGCACACGGTTGTTGTCAAGAACGGTTTAGACAAAACCATTCCTGTTTCCAACTCTCTGATTAATCTTTATCTCAAATGCGGTAACGTTAGGAAAGCTAGAATCTTGTTTGATAAGACGGAAGTGAAGAGTGTGGTTACGTGGAACAGTATGATCTCGGGGTATGCAGGGAACGGTCTTGATTTAGAAGCGTTGGCGATGTTTCACTCCATGAGGCTTAACCATGTCCGGTTATCTGAATCGAGCTTTGCTTCTGTTATCAAGCTCTGCGCTAACCTCAAAGAGCTGAGGTTCGCGGAGCAGCTCCATTGCAGTGTTGTGAAAT
Proteins encoded:
- the LOC103864792 gene encoding putative F-box protein At1g21990; the protein is MGSRDLISSLPDEVLGKILSFLPTHIAASTSVLSKRWRNLLALVDKLDLSDASVGSPLGFPEFVDKTLALLKNSSLIKTFHLNCEHRHEDSRVDGWIHTALELRFLEELRLETVGMYSIETEFFTSNTLVDLTICDGFYPDGRLPPAGGVFFPALKRLSLFSVAFADCAMYDDLVLGCPVLEELFLHYPDDNNPPAWTGDVSSSSIERLTIIHHYPDYREAYEFVSFATPSLLYLDYSGYVADQYDVDFDSLVEARLDIRPWEAFTDEHDDRSDNDDDDDSDCEYDADSFSSWDVTGLVTRISNIKTLHLSSDSLEVFHFYCKSMPVFHNLLTLSFESDKEKGWQVVPLLLNSSPNLETLVIKGLVHKVTNRCGDACICIPKKKKKEEGVPCCLSTCQVKMLTVSGYLGTCRERKQISHFLANLKCLETVKVGVEVDNQRENHVHNRYMGIINALIKLPRVSPNCQIQFF